One genomic segment of Helianthus annuus cultivar XRQ/B chromosome 14, HanXRQr2.0-SUNRISE, whole genome shotgun sequence includes these proteins:
- the LOC110907328 gene encoding uncharacterized protein LOC110907328, translating to MPVWCHMFVQTLTEGARLWFDSLSPGGIDSYEELSEKFLRNFGQQRKVVKNPNEILHIRQSDNERIDQYMQRFVKESMNIKDVPEVMKISSFINGLKHAQLCEKLGEEFPHSFDNLMDRVRAFVRGKDIVSKAKEMDTPPRRLTPTAKPPEKGTPYSRKPAFNRMLHDRTRLSYSPYRPRGRGPSPYSDGFTPLTKTPNEILATERVKSSFPRPPPIKPGPKAQPNEYCDFHKGFGHKTDDCMYLKRENRGRGENG from the coding sequence ATGCCAGTTTGGTGCCATATGTTTGTACAGACCCTAACGGAAGGAGCTAGGCTTTGGTTTGACAGCCTTTCCCCCGGAGGGATTGACAGCTATGAAGAGTTAAGTGAAAAGTTTCTGAGAAACTTTGGCCAGCAAAGGAAAGTAGTCAAGAACCCAAACGAGATCTTGCACATAAGGCAGAGTGACAATGAGCGAATAGATCAATACATGCAGAGGTTCGTCAAAGAAAGCATGAACATCAAGGACGTCCCGGAGGTCATGAAGATCAGCAGTTTCATTAACGGGTTAAAACATGCACAACTATGCGAAAAGCTGGGGGAAGAGTTCCCACACTCGTTTGACAACCTCATGGATAGAGTCAGAGCCTTTGTCAGGGGCAAAGACATAGTTAGCAAAGCCAAAGAGATGGACACCCCACCCCGAAGGCTCACCCCGACTGCAAAACCTCCCGAAAAAGGTACACCTTACTCAAGAAAACCCGCTTTTAATAGAATGTTGCATGATAGAACAAGGCTCTCATACTCCCCATATAGGCCTCGGGGGAGAGGCCCATCCCCCTACTCTGACGGCTTCACCCCTCTCACCAAAACCCCAAATGAAATACTAGCCACTGAGAGGGTGAAGAGCTCCTTCCCAAGACCACCACCCATAAAACCCGGGCCAAAAGCACAACCCAACGAGTACTGTGACTTTCACAAAGGATTTGGTCATAAAACTGATGATTGCATGTATCTAAAGAGGGAAAATAGAGGCCGCGGTGAAAACGGGTAA
- the LOC110909353 gene encoding protein CELLULOSE SYNTHASE INTERACTIVE 1, translating to MGSRERSSMEDPDGTLASVAQCIEQLRQKTSSPQEKEFNLKQLLDLINTRESAFSAVGSHSQAVPVLVSLLRSGSLGVKMLAATVLGSMCTENELRVKVLLGGCVPPLLGLLKSNSPEGQLTAAKTIYAVSEGDAKDHVGSKIFATEGVVPVLWEQLEKGLKSGHVVNGLLTGALRNLCNNTEGFWSATIKAGGDDILVKLLMSDQPNTQANVCFLLACMMMEDATVCSKISTSETTKHLLDLLGPDYEAPVRAQSAGALKSLSAQSKQARRDIASCNGIPSLINATIAPSKEFMQGEDAQALQANAMCALANISGGLSHVITSLGQSLDSCTSPAQVADTLGALASALMIYDSKAESTRASDPSDIELTLIRQFKPRLPFLVQERTIEALSSLYANPIFASKLANSDAKHLLVGLITMAVNEVQDELIKSLLILCNNEGNLWHALQGREGVQMLISLLGLSSEQQQECAVALLCLLSNENDDSKWAITAAGGIPPLVQILETGSAKAREDSATILGNLCNHSEDIRNCVESADAVPALLWLLKNGSSNGKEIAAKTLNHLIQRSDTATISQLTALLTSDLPESKFHVLDALKSLLSIAPLSDLLREGSASNDAIETMIKILTSTNEETRANSSMALAGIFNLRKDLRESSIAVKTLSSLKKLLNSESESILAECCGCLAAIFISIRENDDVAVIGRDLLPALLTLAKSPALQVAEQALSALATLSLDKEVPAKISPEEIITAATRVLREGTTNKRSHAAAAIARLLDSRKTDSSLTEYVNQTGTVLALVSFIESTNCVSIAASDAIDALTVLSRLKGSPGHIKSAWQVLVENPDRVIPIVSFMKGATAVLQDKAIESLSRLCHDQCIVLGNAITRSSGCTSLIAKRVIDSSNPIARIGGTALLVCATKANIDRVMEDLHEAHLHSHMIRSLVSILSSPNYSDLEDLNAISICRCSKDEQLTGTSVINGAGISLWLLSAFASHVAKYKIEIMEAGAVEILTGRISRLFSYSQLDVDEDNSIWICTLLLAILFQDRDIVRTSATTKAIPALASLLRSEGPANRYFAAQAIASLVSNGSRGTLLSVANSGAAAGLISMLGCADVDTLDLLQLSEEFSLVHYPDQVALERLFRVDDIRVGATSRKSIPALVDLLKPIPDRPGAPFLALGLLIQLTGDSPSNKIVMVESGALEALTKYLSLGPQDATEEAATVLLGILFSTAEIRKHDSAFGAVSQLVAVLRMGGRRARYSAAKALENLFSADHIKNAESSRQAVQPLVEILNTGLEKEQHAAIGALVRLLSGNPSRGLNASDVELNAVDVLCRIISSDCSLDLKGDAAELCCVLFENSRIRCSVTAGRCIEPLVSLLATEFSPAQHSVVRALDRLLDEENLAELVAAHGAIIPLVGLFESQNYMLHEASCGALVKLGKDRPSVKTEMVKAGVIESVLDILPEAPDFLCAAFAEVLRILTNNAAIAKGQSAAKVVKPLFLLLTRPELGPDGQHSALRVLVNILEHDQCRADHTLTPQRAIEPLIRLLDSPVTVVQQSSAELLSYLLLEESFQKDSIIQQVIGPLMRVLGSGIPILQQRALKGLVSIALTWPNEIAKEGGVSELSRVILLADTVLPNPLWESAATVLSSILQYSSEFYLEVPIAVLVRLLHSGSEGTVIGALNALLVLESDDSSSAVAMAESGAIEALLQLLRCHLCEGTAARLLEILLHNVKIRETKATKSAIIPLSQYLLDPQTQAQQARLLATLALGDLFQNEALAQSTDAAVACRALVNLLEDQPSEEMRMVAMCALQNLVMYSRSNKRAVAEAGGVQVVLDLIASSDGDISVQAALFIKHLFSNNAIQEYASIETVRAITAAIEKDLWANGTVNEGYLKALNALFGNFPRLRATEPATLSIPHLVTALKSGSEPTQEAALDALFLLRQAWSACPPEVSSAQSTAAADAIPLLQFLIQSGPPRFHEKAEFLLQCLPGTLTVVIKRGNDLKQSVGNPSVYCKVTLGNTPTRQTQIVSTGPNPEWDESFTWSFESPPKGQKLHISCKNKSKMGKKSFGKVTIQIDRVVMMGAVAGEYALLPQSKSGAQRNLEIEFLWSNK from the exons ATGGGCTCTAG AGAGAGGAGTAGCATGGAGGATCCAGATGGTACATTAGCAAGTGTTGCCCAATGCATTGAGCAATTACGACAAAAAACATCATCTCCACAAGAAAAGGAGTTCAATTTAAAGCAGTTGCTAGACCTGATCAATACACGTGAAAGTGCATTCAGTGCTGTTGGCTCACATTCTCAGGCAGTCCCGGTTCTAGTCTCTCTCTTGCGTTCCGGGTCACTTGGGGTGAAGATGCTAGCAGCTACAGTTTTGGGTTCCATGTGTACAGAAAACGAGCTACGGGTTAAAGTATTACTCGGGGGTTGTGTTCCTCCACTTCTCGGTCTTCTAAAGTCAAATTCTCCAGAAGGTCAACTCACAGCTGCGAAGACCATTTATGCGGTTTCTGAAGGTGATGCTAAAGATCATGTGGGGTCCAAAATTTTTGCCACTGAAGGGGTTGTGCCTGTGCTCTGGGAACAGCTCGAAAAGGGTCTCAAATCTGGGCATGTGGTTAATGGTTTGCTGACTGGTGCTTTGAGAAATCTTTGTAACAACACTGAAGGTTTTTGGTCAGCAACAATTAAAGCTGGTGGAGATGATATTCTAGTTAAATTACTCATGTCTGACCAGCCAAACACTCAAGCAAATGTTTGTTTTCTCCTGGCATGTATGATGATGGAGGATGCAACCGTATGTTCAAAGATATCAACTTCCGAGACTACTAAACACCTTCTTGATCTACTGGGGCCCGATTATGAAGCTCCTGTTAGAGCACAATCAGCAGGTGCGTTGAAGTCTCTTTCAGCTCAGAGCAAACAAGCAAGAAGAGATATAGCAAGTTGTAATGGCATTCCTTCATTGATTAATGCTACAATAGCTCCTTCGAAAGAGTTTATGCAAGGTGAAGATGCTCAAGCTTTACAGGCGAATGCCATGTGTGCTCTTGCAAACATTTCTGGTGGGTTATCACATGTCATCACAAGTCTTGGTCAAAGTCTTGACTCGTGCACGTCACCTGCACAGGTGGCGGATACATTAGGAGCTTTGGCTTCTGCTCTTATGATATACGACAGTAAAGCAGAAAGTACCCGAGCTTCAGACCCGTCAGATATTGAGCTGACGTTAATTAGACAGTTTAAGCCTCGTTTACCGTTTTTAGTCCAAGAACGTACCATAGAAGCTCTTTCCAGTTTGTATGCAAATCCGATATTTGCGAGCAAACTTGCGAATTCTGATGCAAAACATTTACTGGTTGGTTTGATCACAATGGCAGTCAATGAAGTTCAAGACGAGTTGATAAAATCCCTACTAATTTTATGCAATAATGAGGGGAATTTATGGCATGCTCTTCAGGGTCGTGAAGGTGTTCAGATGTTAATTTCTCTTCTTGGGCTTTCATCAGAGCAGCAGCAGGAATGTGCTGTTGCATTGCTTTGTCTTCTGTCCAACGAGAACGATGACAGTAAGTGGGCCATCACAGCTGCTGGTGGCATACCGCCACTCGTTCAAATTCTTGAAACAGGGTCCGCTAAAGCACGTGAAGATTCTGCAACAATTCTTGGTAATCTATGTAATCACAGTGAAGATATAAGGAACTGTGTCGAGAGTGCTGATGCGGTTCCTGCTTTATTATGGCTTTTGAAGAATGGAAGTTCAAATGGGAAGGAAATTGCAGCCAAGACATTGAACCATTTGATTCAAAGATCAGATACAGCAACTATAAGTCAACTTACTGCACTGTTGACCAGTGATCTTCCTGAGTCTAAGTTTCATGTTTTGGATGCATTAAAAAGTCTGCTTTCAATCGCCCCGCTTTCTGATTTACTACGTGAAGGTAGTGCTTCTAATGATGCAATTGAAACGATGATCAAGATTTTGACCTCTACAAATGAAGAGACTCGAGCTAATTCATCAATGGCGCTTGCTGGAATCTTTAATCTGAGAAAGGACTTGCGTGAAAGCAGTATTGCTGTAAAGACTCTTTCCTCTTTAAAGAAACTTCTAAATTCTGAATCTGAGAGCATTTTGGCAGAGTGTTGTGGATGCCTTGCTGCAATTTTTATATCAATCAGGGAGAATGATGACGTGGCGGTTATTGGCAGGGACTTGCTGCCTGCATTACTGACACTTGCAAAATCTCCAGCTCTGCAAGTTGCAGAACAGGCATTAAGTGCTTTAGCGACCCTTTCGTTGGATAAAGAAGTTCCCGCAAAGATTTCTCCTGAAGAAATTATTACGGCTGCTACAAGGGTCCTTCGTGAAGGAACAACAAACAAAAGGAGCCATGCAGCAGCAGCAATCGCTCGGCTTCTTGATTCTCGGAAAACAGATTCTAGCTTAACTGAATATGTAAATCAAACGGGAACCGTTCTTGCATTGGTTTCCTTCATAGAGTCAACTAATTGTGTATCTATTGCTGCATCAGATGCAATTGATGCACTCACTGTTTTGTCAAGATTAAAAGGTTCACCGGGGCACATCAAATCTGCATGGCAAGTGCTCGTTGAGAATCCCGACAGGGTAATTCCGATTGTTTCATTCATGAAGGGTGCAACCGCCGTTTTACAAGATAAAGCCATAGAAAGTTTGTCAAGGCTTTGCCATGATCAATGCATAGTTCTTGGTAATGCGATTACAAGGTCCAGCGGTTGCACTTCATTGATTGCAAAAAGAGTAATTGATTCTTCGAACCCAATTGCGAGAATTGGTGGAACTGCACTTCTTGTTTGTGCCACAAAGGCAAATATCGATAGAGTTATGGAGGACCTTCATGAAGCACATTTGCATTCCCATATGATTCGATCTCTAGTCTCGATATTAAGCTCTCCAAATTATTCTGATTTGGAAGACCTGAACGCTATAAGTATCTGCAGATGTTCCAAAGATGAGCAACTTACTGGTACGTCAGTTATAAACGGTGCCGGTATCTCTCTATGGCTACTTTCTGCTTTTGCTAGCCATGTGGCAAAATACAAAATTGAGATTATGGAGGCAGGAGCTGTTGAAATTCTCACCGGAAGAATCTCACGTCTATTTTCATACAGCCAG TTGGATGTCGATGAGGATAATAGCATCTGGATATGCACACTACTATTAGCAATCTTATTTCAAGATAGGGATATAGTACGAACAAGTGCAACAACAAAAGCTATTCCAGCTCTAGCTAGTTTATTGAGGTCAGAGGGTCCTGCCAATAGATATTTTGCTGCACAAGCTATAGCTAGTCTAGTCAGCAATGGAAGCAGAGGAACTCTTCTATCTGTTGCTAATTCAGGGGCTGCAGCCGGGCTTATATCCATGCTTGGGTGTGCTGATGTGGACACACTCGATCTTTTACAACTGTCAGAAGAGTTTTCTCTCGTTCATTACCCAGATCAAGTCGCTCTTGAGAGATTATTCAGGGTCGATGACATTAGGGTCGGTGCTACTTCCAGAAAGTCAATCCCAGCTCTTGTTGACTTACTGAAACCAATCCCAGACCGGCCTGGTGCACCGTTTCTTGCActtggacttctaattcagcttacGGGAGATAGCCCGTCAAACAAGATCGTCATGGTTGAGTCTGGTGCGTTAGAAGCTTTGACGAAATACCTTTCACTTGGCCCGCAGGATGCCACTGAGGAAGCTGCTACCGTTCTACTTGGCATCCTATTCAGCACTGCTGAAATACGAAAACACGACTCGGCATTTGGTGCGGTGAGTCAGCTTGTAGCCGTCTTGCGTATGGGTGGAAGACGTGCACGTTATAGTGCTGCTAAGGCCCTAGAGAATCTGTTTTCTGCCGATCACATAAAAAATGCAGAATCTTCTAGACAAGCGGTTCAACCATTGGTGGAAATTTTGAACACCGGTTTGGAGAAAGAACAGCATGCGGCTATTGGTGCACTAGTGAGACTACTCAGTGGAAATCCGTCAAGAGGTCTCAACGCTTCAGATGTCGAGTTAAATGCAGTGGATGTTCTTTGTAGAATCATTTCATCAGATTGTTCACTAGACTTAAAAGGGGATGCTGCTGAGTtatgttgtgtgttatttgaaaACTCAAGAATAAGATGTTCAGTCACCGCTGGTCGTTGTATCGAGCCTTTGGTTTCGCTTCTTGCTACTGAATTTAGTCCAGCTCAGCATTCGGTTGTGCGTGCACTGGACCGACTTCTAGACGAGGAGAATTTGGCTGAATTAGTGGCTGCACATGGTGCAATAATTCCTCTTGTAGGTCTTTTCGAGAGCCAAAATTACATGCTTCATGAAGCAAGTTGTGGAGCCCTTGTTAAATTGGGGAAAGACAGGCCTTCTGTAAAGACCGAAATGGTGAAAGCTGGAGTTATCGAGAGTGTACTTGATATCCTTCCGGAAGCACCTGATTTTCTCTGTGCTGCTTTTGCTGAAGTACTCAGAATATTGACGAATAACGCTGCAATAGCTAAGGGTCAATCTGCAGCAAAGGTGGTCAAACCTCTTTTCTTGCTGTTGACAAGGCCCGAGCTTGGACCTGATGGTCAGCATAGTGCTTTACGCGTTCTAGTAAACATATTGGAGCATGACCAGTGTCGTGCGGACCACACTTTGACTCCACAGCGAGCCattgaaccgctcattcggttACTAGATTCTCCCGTTACGGTGGTCCAGCAGTCATCAGCAGAGCTTTTATCTTATCTGCTTCTGGAAGAAAGTTTCCAGAAAGATTCTATAATACAGCAAGTAATCGGTCCATTAATGCGGGTTCTCGGTTCGGGCATTCCAATATTGCAGCAACGGGCTCTAAAGGGTCTTGTTAGCATTGCCTTAACTTGGCCTAATGAAATTGCAAAAGAAGGTGGTGTAAGTGAACTATCAAGAGTCATATTATTAGCGGACACTGTTCTTCCTAATCCTCTATGGGAATCTGCTGCTACTGTTTTATCTAGTATTTTACAGTATAGTTCTGAGTTCTATTTGGAAGTACCTATTGCGGTTTTAGTAAGGTTGTTACATTCAGGCTCAGAAGGAACCGTAATCGGTGCATTAAACGCACTTTTAGTTCTCGAAAGTGATGATTCCAGCAGTGCAGTAGCCATGGCTGAAAGTGGTGCAATTGAGGCTCTTTTACAACTTCTTCGATGCCATCTGTGCGAGGGAACCGCTGCAAGACTATTAGAAATTTTATTACATAATGTGAAAATCAGAGAAACGAAAGCTACAAAATCGGCTATTATACCGCTATCGCAATATTTGTTGGATCCGCAAACTCAAGCTCAACAGGCGAGATTGTTGGCGACTCTCGCTCTTGGGGATTTGTTCCAGAATGAAGCTTTGGCTCAATCTACTGATGCTGCTGTTGCCTGTAGGGCTTTGGTGAATTTGCTTGAAGATCAACCGTCAGAAGAAATGAGAATGGTGGCTATGTGTGCTTTGCAGAATCTTGTGATGTATAGTCGGTCTAACAAAAGAGCAGTGGCGGAAGCTGGCGGTGTTCAGGTGGTACTGGATCTGATTGCTTCAAGTGATGGTGATATTTCGGTTCAGGCTGCATTGTTTATTAAACATCTTTTCTCTAACAATGCCATCCAAGAGTATGCTTCAATTGAAACTGTCAGAGCTATAACTG CTGCTATTGAAAAGGATTTATGGGCGAATGGAACAGTGAACGAAGGGTATTTGAAGGCTCTAAATGCACTTTTTGGTAATTTCCCACGTTTGAGAGCCACCGAACCTGCAACCTTAAGCATCCCACACCTAGTGACCGCCCTTAAATCTGGCTCAGAACCAACTCAAGAAGCTGCATTAGATGCACTCTTTCTTCTCAGGCAAGCTTGGTCAGCTTGCCCACCTGAAGTCTCTAGCGCCCAATCAACTGCTGCTGCTGATGCAATACCATTGTTACAGTTTTTGATCCAATCGGGCCCTCCGAGATTTCATGAAAAAGCTGAATTCTTGCTGCAGTGTTTGCCCGGGACATTAACGGTTGTAATTAAGCGTGGCAATGATCTGAAACAGTCCGTTGGAAACCCTAGTGTATACTGTAAAGTTACACTGGGCAATACTCCAACAAGGCAAACCCAG ATCGTATCAACGGGACCTAATCCCGAGTGGGATGAGAGCTTCACGTGGTCCTTCGAAAGTCCTCCAAAGGGCCAGAAGCTACATATCTCATGCAAGAATAAAAGCAAGATGGGGAAG AAATCGTTCGGGAAAGTGACGATCCAAATCGACCGCGTTGTGATGATGGGCGCAGTGGCTGGTGAATATGCATTGCTGCCACAAAGCAAAAGTGGGGCCCAGAGGAATCTTGAAATAGAATTTCTCTGGTCAAACAAGTGA
- the LOC110907329 gene encoding replication protein A 70 kDa DNA-binding subunit B-like, whose amino-acid sequence MIPDHYDVINRSVPHFEETLNVPPRRYPLFFFPLQSLYYSSSPSLLSCVDFLTDGTRSVPLVFQIRLFYSIGHVGHSSIVGDLNHAFQRSESSVVHIIVSSSYLPPFLTQFCYFLPTLTIYIHYPFLLFHQLHFSFFSFILKQLTEVMELGNITYLKDLDLARRDYTVKVRVLRLWKQPMYNNPEQFYSIEMIVVDEEGTTMQGNVLRRWFPRFEQVFNESDCYFIVKPTIGLNESKYKYVDNKNKLGIYCDTDVYPCKDFNGPLYGFSFTSFKDIIDKTVPENKSIDVIGFVADVKDLKKFKTARGKDTKKLNVIIQDLEMESIYLSLWDSYADRILEQWENREQHGVIVVILQFGTLKYFGRFGYVNSCFNVFKLFINSDVDEMSAFRNSLIANSAASSCSSQSSRLSGIFLSLYDEYVVRSEFNNIAEVNLNQAKSVVVVGTVQMISEDLPWYYFACKACNKKVFPKVTNDTPTVGVLVDEEEVYECKTKTCKDTVIQYTKRLKIPLTVQDSSGTVSLTLFDRDACRILNTTAANLIEKHVAGGDKGLYPDEFEALLGKKFAFKIDISEFNIEHNFWFFGVSKLTDDEDIIFELEKKANNIEVETTASLNNRFTDMESEDTVNLNDDNCTDVIMGVTVGTKSNEDFKSKVPSESMDDNVITPLAKNLEDTAMASKPIGEPAIFKRKTKKPAFKKNLVESYDVDENGEMSTTKPVKPGKPTLLIPKIEK is encoded by the exons ATGATTCCGGATCATTACGATGTTATTAACAG ATCTGTACCCCATTTTGAAGAAACCCTTAATGTTCCACCCCGCCGCTACCCTTTGTTCTTCTTTCCTCTCCAATCGCTCTACTATTCTTCTTCTCCATCACTCC TTTCTTGTGTTGATTTTCTTACTGATGGTACTAGATCTGTTCCCCTTGTATTTCAGATTAGGCTTTTTTATTCCATTGGTCATGTCGGTCACTCATCCATTGTTGGAGATCTTAACCACGCCTTTCAAAG ATCTGAATCATCCGTTGTTCATATTATTGTTTCTTCGAGTTATTTGCCACCTTTTCTGACTCAG TTTTGTTATTTTCTTCCAACCCTCACTATTTATATCCACTACCCCTTCCTCCTTTTTCACCAACTTCACTTCTCCTTCTTTTCTTTCATCTTGAAGCAACTTACTGAAGTAATGGAGCTCGG TAACATCACTTATTTGAAGGATTTGGATTTGGCTCGCCGTGATTACACTGTGAAGGTTCGTGTACTCCGTTTATGGAAGCAACCGATGTATAACAATCCAGAGCAGTTTTACTCAATCGAAATGATCGTTGTTGATGAAGAG GGAACCACCATGCAAGGCAATGTTCTCCGAAGATGGTTTCCGagatttgaacaagttttcaatGAATCAG ATTGCTATTTCATTGTCAAACCGACTATTGGTTTAAATGAGTCCAAGTACAAGTATGTGGACAACAAAAACAAGCTGGGAATCTACTGTGATACCGATGTGTATCCATGTAAGGATTTCAATGGTCCCCTGTATGGGTTCTCATTCACATCCTTTAAGGATATCATTGACAAAACTGTTCCAGAAAACAAATCTATAG ATGTTATTGGTTTTGTTGCTGATGTTAAAGACCTTAAGAAGTTTAAGACAGCAAGGGGTAAAGACACCAAGAAACTGAATGTCATCATTCAAGATCTAGA GATGGAATCAATATACCTGTCTTTGTGGGATTCTTATGCTGATCGGATTTTAGAGCAATGGGAAAACAGAGAACAACATGGTGTTATTGTTGTCATTCTGCAGTTTGGTACACTGAAGTACTTTGGTCGTTTTGGTTATGTTAACAGCTGTTTCAATGTTTTCAAGCTTTTCATAAATTCTGATGTTGATGAAATGAGTGCTTTTCGTAACAG TCTTATTGCAAACTCTGCTGCTTCGTCATGTTCGAGTCAATCTTCTCGGCTTTCTGGGATTTTTTTATCATTGTATGATGAGTATGTTGTTAGATCTGAATTCAACAACATAGCTGAAGTAAATCTCAATCAG GCCAAGTCTGTTGTTGTGGTTGGTACTGTTCAAATGATATCTGAAGATTTGCCTTGGTATTACTTTGCTTGTAAAGCTTGTAACAAGAAGGTTTTCCCAAAAGTTACTAATGATACACCTACGGTTGGTGTCTTGGTTGATGAAGAAGAGGTTTATGAGTGCAAAACCAAAACTTGCAAGGACACTGTGATTCAATATACTAAAAG GCTTAAAATTCCATTGACTGTTCAAGATTCCAGTGGAACTGTTTCATTGACATTGTTTGACAGAGATGCTTGCCGAATTCTAAATACAACTGCAGCTAACTTAATTGAGAAACACGTTGCT GGTGGTGATAAGGGTCTGTATCCTGACGAGTTTGAAGCTCTTTTAGGGAAAAAATTTGCATTCAAGATTGATATCAGTGAGTTCAACATTGAACACAACTTTTGGTTTTTTGGTGTTTCTAAATTGACTGACGATGAGGATATCATATTTGAGCTTGAGAAGAAAGCAAACAACATTGAG GTGGAAACTACTGCTTCTTTGAACAACAGGTTCACTGATATGGAATCAGAAGATACTGTTAACCTGAAT GATGATAACTGCACTGATGTTATTATGGGAGTCACTGTTGGTACCAAATCAAATGAAGACTTCAAATCGAAG GTTCCTTCTGAGTCCATGGATGATAATGTCATCACCCCTTTGGCCAAAAATTTGGAGGACACTGCCATGGCAAGTAAGCCTATTGGTGAGCCTGCGATTTTTAAGAGGAAAACCAAAAAACCTGCTTTCAAGAAAAACTTGGTTGAGAGTTATGATGTTGATGAAAATGGAGAAATGTCAACCACCAAACCAGTTAAACCTGGAAAACCAACTCTCCTAAttccaaaaattgaaaaatga